From Canis lupus baileyi chromosome X, mCanLup2.hap1, whole genome shotgun sequence:
GTCCATAGATGGTCACCGAGAACTCTTTTACAGAAAGCTGCATTTGACAAAAGGGTGGAAAATATTAGAATACAGTGGTTTGATAGCTAAGTGTTtggatgaaatattttcattgtatagaGCCAACTGTTAAATCCAAAAGCCAACTATGTCCTACCACTTCCCCCTAGATATTTATCCTTTATACCACGTTTGTCTTTTATATaccttgtattatttttattatatacccCTGTattatcacatgccctccttaatgcctgtcacccagttaccccatcccccacccacctcctctccagcaaccctccgttcgtttcctagagttacaagtctctcatgctttgtcttcctgtctgatttttttccattcagtttcCGCTCCTTTTGTTATGGTCCCAATGGATAAATACCCcatattaaataacaaaaatctgcAAGTGAAGTTCCCTTCTACTGAATTTCCTGCCTCAGTTTTCAGTCAATTCAGCAATATTCCAGAATAAGACAACTCATGGTATCTTCTTGCTTTTGGACTGCTTGCTCCTTTCCCAAACACCACATATGCCCTTTAACCTCACTGGGATTATCTTTTTTGACACATCCTGTATTACCAGGTAATTTCCAAAAACCAGGCACATGTTAAGACTACAATTCAACAAGGCTTATGCATGTTTAAATAAGGTCTGTAGCTCTTCCAGCCATACAAAGCTAGTCATACAAGTAACTTGAAAGAATCGGGAGTCATGAGTTACTAGTTCACAGCCTTTTCCTTTCACTATGAccaaatctatttatttacttattttaaattcaattaaaatataagtgcattagtttcatatgtagaattcagtgattcatcagttgtatacaacacccagtgttcattctaTCATGTGATCTCtgtaatgcccatcatccagtcacatGACCACAGATTTAGACCTAAGTAGACTCCTAATCATTTTTAGAGAGGAAATACGTTACTGCACTTCATCAGTATTATTGAAGAGGCCATTGATTGTGAGATGTGCCGGTATTTTTGGTACAACTGAGAAAAGGGGGGGGAAGCCAATTAAACTATGATTTGGCAGAAATTTAGGATCCATACCAATTTCAGGGATatttaattgtgaaaaataagtgtatttgtgaagaaatgaaaagtggTAGATAGTTTCAAGGGCTGTTGCCTCTTCTCACTCCCATCCAAGTGCCTAGtgacttatttttaatgtagaaTTGACACTACTGGAACCATTCTTTCTGGAAACCAACTGTCTTTTGGCTTAACTGCCTGCTGACCCCAGCATTTGGGCTAAAGTTTCCCAAGGTTAAAATTTCCAACATCTCACCAGAAACCTCACCGCTACCTCAAACAGATGATCCCGTGAGTGATTATTTGGTAGGAAAAGAACAAGGTGAACTAGAGAGAAGACAAAATCTAGGTTGTCAACCACTGTTATCAACATtctattgtgtttgttttttaatctgaaaaactTTATATTGTAAAGAACTACCTCTTCTGgcgtctcaaaaaaaaaaaaaatcaaaagacctTAAAACAAGCTTGAGAAAACTTGTCACaaggcaaattttatttttttcaagttacaAAAATATGTGCATGTCAAAAATAGTCTTAGTCCATACAAGAGTAGTTCCAGCCATTTAAAAGTTATACAGAGTTTGGAAAGAGCAATGCATACAGAAGTCTTAAAACATACAATATAACCACTCAATTCAGTTATTGCTAGTTATATGCAGCTTTTTACTTGAGATTGTTCTCTACCAGGGAAAGGTCAGTGTTAGGCACTGATTATTTGCTGCTGAAGGCATAGATGTAAACAGCCattctaaaatgagaataagcTCACTCTGAGTAGACTATAATGTTTAAGTTTTGATCAGCAGTATAAGAGACTGTGGGTCTAAATTTCAGTTCCACCCCCTTTTCCAATATTTAATTCTATTCTGTTAACACATCAGAAGTGAAACATGCAGTTTGGGTCAAGGGTAAAGGAACTTCTGCTTTCCAAAGTAAGCGATAAGAAACCTTATATTTGAGTTGCAATGGAGAAACGAAGCTGGCACCTTTCACTTAAAAACACCGAAATGATGAACAAAAGCATGgagaaaactttaaagttttacaAAAACCAAAGCTAGCCTTTTCTCTTTATATGTCAAGATATAACATGAatcaatttgttcttttgaaGTGTAGGGGCTTATGAAAATCTGCTGTCCTCtatttgctctttaaaaagaCAGAGCTAGCCACATGACAGGAACATGCCTTACAATAGTTCTATTTGctcaacagaaaaacaaatcatattaaataattttaactttaaataagtaaaaaagaaagaaaaacacagccaacagtgtaaaacaaagaaaacacttaTTTCAGGGGGTGGGTAATACATAGGAGACTTCTGGCCTGAAGTTCACATGGAAGACTTAGAAGTGAAGAGTGTCCCGAAGAGAGAGCAATGGCTTGGTTTCCCACTTTCCTGTCAGACCCTGCAGGGTCAGGGTTATTGCTTCTCACACGTAGGACCATTTAGAAGGCTAATTTATGACTTAAATCCTAAAAATAGGCTACATTTTTAGGAGGTAGAAAACAAGTACCAAACATTTACCATTTGGCCACCGTTCTTAATTTTTGGCCAACCTTGGATCTCTCCATTTCTCACTCCCCATTCTCCCATTAAAGCTATGAGTCCTACTATCATTTGTTACCTAAAGTTACAAACTTGGAGCTGCCAAGAGAAATCTTTTTAAGTAGTTCTGCTTTTAAATCACTGAGTAATCCAATACTCAAGTATCAACTGGGAACGTTTTAGTAGATTCACTCTGTAAGAAAACATGCCAACATAAAACACTTAACACGAAGAAAGACTACCGAACATCTCTACGTGTTAGTATGTCAGAGTAGCTATGCAAACCTAAATTAGTAATGCCTTCACTGAATGGATTTGGAAAAGCCTTACATTACAATTGCATTACCAGCAATACTGAAAATAGGTATGTGTCTTACTAAGAAATTAAGCTAGTAACAATGACCAAAAAACTCCACTTTTTCCCAGAGAGTTACTTTGTGCTGATATCCCATAGATAGTATTacaaaagaatttcatttttgcAATAGGCTGGGCTCACAGTGAGTATATTAATACAGAGACCATGTGTACAGTATTACTGTAAGAATGTTATTAGTGAAATGTATATAAGGCATGTAAAAAACTAGCATTAAAGCTTTTAAGGGCAATGATCCAAACAGGCAGCTGCTAAAAAAGGTGCTGCTAGgaataaaaaaagtattaaagaaaaCAGAGTTTCAGCACTTATTAGTTTATAGTGCTTCCATAATGAAATGAATTACTTcacataaatttctgttgctggaACTAATGGACCAAAGAAGAATGGACTTTTGCCCCCTTTTAAGTACTAGCCCAATCTTGGAAACGGAAGCAATCACTTGCAATCTTCCACACAGTGTTGTTAGGAGTAGACTGGGCAGTCAGCAGGAAGTTCTGGTTGAAGTAGTGTTGTTTGTTTCCATCAAACTTCACAATTCCACTGGTCACAACGAGAACTGTAGTCTGGGCCTGAGTAGCTTGCTCTTTGCccacatagaaaaaaagagatcagTTTCTATCTCTAAGCAGATTTTCCGGCTTAAACTACATTGCTTCAAACACAACACAGAAAAAACCTTTCATAAACTTTCTTTGCCTTGAGGACAATATTGAGCATGTGCCCCTAGAGGTAGAAAATTATCATTTCAaagcatattaaaattatttttagtccAGAAGGATTTAGGGTAAAGTTTCAAAATGAAGAGCTTATACCCAGCACAGGACCATTCGGTTACTGTATTCATTAATATTTCACAGGGCTTCTAACAGAGCTTTTTCTTATGCTTTCTTAAGCTatgaaggggggaaaaatcacccTAAACTACTACTTCTGACACTTAGGACCCTACCTAGAGGTTAATCTTACATATCGCATCAATCTACTTTGAACCAAATTCTCTCTTGCCAAATCATTTTTTCGTGTAACAGAATAAATTTCTTCCATCAAATTTCAGCAGgttttaagataataaaacatattaatcagatattggtataatttttttctggaaacattTCAAGGTACAAAACGCAGCTGTTTATATAGGGACAAGGGATAATTGGTCTTCTCCCATCAACCAAAATCCCATTAAGCCTTAATTTCTCACTAACTTCTAATAAACCATAAGCACACAATCCATCAAAACCTACTTGCGGTCCTCTGGAATGAGATGGAACTAAAGGAAGACCAAAAGTTTGATCtgactgaatttttcatttttaagttgttCAAAGAGTAATTGCTTCTATGGCTAAAAGTTGCTTGCTGCTTTTGGTGTTCAAGCTCAGTGCTCACTAAAGGAAAAAAGACGACACTGAAAGACCATGGTCTTACCATGAACTGGTTGGCAATCTAACATATTGACCTGGAACTCACTAGAAGGCAACATCTCAAAAAAATTAGCTAGGGCCTCCAGCCCTGTAACAACATTTCCATTCCATATTAAAGTGGCCTTCTCCAGATACAGCCGGGTTAgtgccttaaagaaaaaaaaaagggaaaaaatggtaaAGATTTCTGTTCCTGGGGAAGCATTTTATAGAAATGGATCGAAGGGTTACAGGAGGCATATAGACATTTCCATGGTTCTACCTACCTCCATCTCCTCTCTCCTcagcgcccctcccctcccactagAAGATAACGGGAACAAAGCATATGCCTTATCACCTTGACTTTAATAGATATCATCTCACTTTAGCCATGAAAACACTGTGCATCCAAACTAAAAGAGGGTTTTAGAGTTTTACTTTGTTtgctaaaatgaattaaatgattaCAAGCTTCAACCCAAACCAGTTTTAGTCTCCCTTTAGTTTCCAGTTCTGAGAATTCAAGATGTCAATCAGATTCCACCGGTACACTTCAGCCCTAGTGTTTATATACACGTGAGCCACTTAATGTTTGAGCCATTTGATGTCCTATGTTTTAGGAAAAATTCCTTTTACTACTACTCAAACAGCCTATTTTGTTCAAAGGAATCAAAAGTACTTGCCAATGCAGTCTTTGCTAAGTCAGGTAAGTTAAGGCCCAGATAAAGCAAAATTCAACAGTTAACCCCTTAGGCACAAGAGTTAGTTACAGGAGTTAAGCGTCACAGGACACATTTGCTTAATCCTAAAATTTCACTTGGATTAAAAGAACAGCCTGTTATCTGGACTCTGGTAATAAAACTATGTTGCCTTTtttttgctgctttatttttgaaagcagcaagacacaataAACATCCATTGTCAGGCCCTTGCCCTTGTGCTGTACCAGAAGCTTCTTTTAtcttctaccttaaaaaaatagaaattcttagaGATTAATTTCTGTACATGCAGCATAAAGGAAAGCTCTCTAAAACAATCTTATGCCAATAAGAGACCTAGGCAAGACTCCAGCACATACTGAAAGTTAACTTAGAAGATAGGACTCAAGGATAAATCACAACAAAAAAAGCTGATGAAGTAACTTGCTCTGTTGAAAACTTAAGGTATCCAAGCCATGTGGATCCTGTTTGTGAGTGCCAACTACAGCTTTGAGCTTTAAtcagaaattaataatatatgaaattaaacAGTTCAAGGAACATTCCCTGTAATGGCACACTCCTTCACTAGCACTGATACTGTTTTAAGTATACTGGCTGAATGACAGCTTAAAAAAGGTAACATATTTGAGTAAATATATGTCAAACCCCATGTCAAGTGCAGTAAGTTAATTCCCATTTACTCTCCCTAAAACTAGAGAATAAGAGAGATTAAcaatttacccaaggtcacagagttagGTAAATGCAAAGCTGAGAGAGGGACTCCAGAGCCCACATTTCCAGAGTATCATAACCAATCCTTCCCTTAAAAAATGCACTTTTAAAGAACAAGCCCACAGTTATCACTTATGCAAGTCAGATGACTGGATGgctacaaaaagacaaaaagcaaaacaaaaaaccctggtACTTAACAAAGTGTAGTAGAGTCTATAAGGCTCACCCGTCTTCTTTTGTCCATTGTCTCATAGTAAATATTGACAAATTCCTCAGCAGCTCTACATGCCTGATCTACGTGAGTTttaaagtcctagaagaaaaaattCAGAAGTGCACATTACCACCCCTCCAACTCCTAACAAAGAGAAAACGAACAAAAGCTGGTCACGTATTTCAATCACTTTGTAGCTGCATACACAGTTCACATTCTTCCATCGATATTTGGACATTATAAAGGTCAGGGTTCAAAAGTTTccagtttttttattttcccccattttaaagTACATGTGTTTAGGACATACTCATCCCTCAATagtgaatttttttctcatttcaaatatGAATTTATGTTTGCTTGGTAACTGGTACTGGAAGTACCTTACGCTTCCAATATCTTACAAAACATTCACCTTAAAAAAACGATGTGGTCTGAACCTTATAaagggcagggtggtggtggaagTGCTGAATTCCCTCTTTAAGCCAGAACTCAGGACAAAGAGTTactcagtgggggaaaaaatggagtaTAAAACGAAGTTTGATGAAATGCTTGAAAAACTATATAGTTAGGAAACTTCTACACATGACGGAAAAATTCACCGGCATTTGTAAAGAATTGTCGAACCGAAGGAGAGAAATGCTGTTGGGGTTTTTCTTCTGCCGGATGATTTAATAGGTACCTTTCTCCCAGCCATTCGCCGAGCCCAGCCTATTATTTGAATTAAGAATCCGTTTCATTTCCCTGTCAGGATATCGAAAGTCATTCAGAGAGGGAGatgatagagaataaaaaatCGCAAGCCATAAACAGACCCCAACATTTCCGCTTCCCGCCAACTCTCATCTCGGGGTCCTTGGCAGCAACCGAAAGGGACTGCACGGACGCCaaggggtgggggcggcgggggaatCTGTGGGCTCGCGACCCAAGGGGGCTACAGAAAGcgggccccgccccggagcccaGCGGGCCCGGCCCTGATTCGCCACGGGACCACGTGACCACCAGGCTGCCCGCCCCAGCGCCCCTCCCCTCAGCTGCCCGAGCCGCGGCGCCTCGGCACCCTGCAGTGGCCCCAGCACTCACCACAGACGTGGCCATGAGGGACCCCGAAGCAGCTTGTTCCGGCAGTGGCGGCGTCACTACCTCTTCACGTGTCGGGCGCCCTCGGCTGCTGCAGGACCAAAATTTAGGAAGACAGCTAAACCCGCCAAACGCCGAATTCTCTACCCGCCCATTCTCTCCCGGAAGTAGCTCGGTCCGTTGTTAAAAGCACCCCGATGTTCCAACCTTAAGTACACTTCCTTCAGTTCCGACCGTACCCTCCCATCTGCCTCCTCTATTCATTTGGTTGCTATTTATCTACTTggttgggaagaaaaaaatcctctgcTTTCGTAAACTAGATACTCCAAGTAAAAGTATCCATTTCCCTCACGAAGcgggacaagaaaaaaaaaatctaaatggcCCAATAGGGGGACTTCTTTGCGCCAGGAGGCGGGGCCAAGGATAGCAGAAGACCAACGAGAAACGCGAGGAGACACCTACTGGAACTGTAGACTATAGGAAAAAGGGGTGGAGTTTGGGGAGGGATGCCACCACACTGCGCATGACTGGCAAAGAACGGTTTAAAGTTCTGGAACATTCTGGAAGAATCTAGCCTCACTAAATCGAATCCCAACGGTCTCAGCAGCATTCCTAAAATTATTCATGATTTGGTTTTCTGCTATTCATAAGAAAAGGCTTATCAAGTTCCTTCATGCCCAAATTTTGGTCTCAGACTCCAAATGAAGATTAGCAAACCTTGCCATTCACCACCTTCTGCAGCCTACTTTCTAACTGCAACTAAAATTTTACTGCGTGGTGACCACGAGCAATGtaattttctaagcattttaatCGATATTCACTTATTACTTTAATAATGCTATGAGGTAACCATCTCCAGTTTATAGCTAAGGCACATTGTGATTAAGGAACCCACTGAGAGTCACAAACTAATTGGGGTTCAAGCTCAAGCAATTTAACTACCACTACAACCTGATTTCACTCTCCAGCATCCTTTAAAACCGTTCACCTCAAAGGCACCAACAGCTTCTGCATGGTTAAATCAATTAGCTATCGCTATAGTCTTACCTCGAATAGCTGGTTTCTGGCTCATCAAAATATTCTCTCCTTCTTTGGTATCTTCCTGAGTCCCTTCTATGAGCCCAGTCTCTTCTGAATCTTCTCATATTTGAATCTTATTGGCCCCCCACAGCGCTCCGCTCTTCAAACTACCTTCAACTGCAGGCAGACTGACTTTCTTCCCCTGCGCCCCTCTTACTGGCGTCACTTCCGGGGGTGTCTCTTATTTAAAAACCTCCTTCCTCCCACGTGACTTCAACTGCTATTCATATGCTAATAAATCTTCACGACACATCTCCAGCCCCCACCGTCGATGTCCAGTTCCGCTTATGGAATTTCACTAGATATGAACAGCAGAAATGCTTTACAGGTTTCTCGAACTCTTAAGAGTCCAAAATTTAAACTCCTTAATTCCTCTGCAATTCCAATCTTCTGTATTCTTTCAGTCATCTATGCTTGAATTCTTGGACTCTATTTTTAGCACCCCCATCATCGTAATTCACTTGTTTGTTCAAAAaatattgaacacttactatggaCTACCACGTTATGCAAGGTTCTCCACATAACGTTCACAATGTAATGGGAGTTCTAGACAATAAACAGAACATTTATGAACTACAGAGGAATTCCAAGTAACTTGCTCAATTTGGCTCATTTTTTAggcaacctctctctctctctccccccttcctcacctcctctccccctcccttctgctGCCCCCTCCCTTCCGCTGACCCCTCCCAtatcctccccttccctccccttccctccccctctccctgccagtCCCCACCCCCTCTTCTGCTCTGCTCCCCTCCACCATACCTTCCACTGCGCCCTCCCTTTCTTCgactcttcccctcctccccttccctacctcctctcccttccattcccctcccctttccatccctccccctccctgccagtacccacccctccccctcccttctacTCTGCTCCCCTACCCATCTCCTTTCCACTATCCTTtccatccctcccctctcctctcctctccccttatcctcttctccctttccctcctctatatgcaaatattctcacttctcatttttccaaaatgtttctaATCTTTTAAGACCTACCTTGGTCTAGTCTCAATTTGCCATTCCAGACTTCTCTCTCATTGTTCACCAACATCGGCAAAGTTAACTAGTACTGTTTGCCAAAAATGACTTGTGTTTACTGCTTTATAGGTAATTATGCTTATTAATTGAGAGCTCAGAATAGGTGTCTGGTGTTTATTAtaatctcattcaatcctcatgACCCCTGGAGAGAGACAAAttattatctaaaattttaagaactCAAACTGCAattcaaagaggttaagtaaattgGCTAGGATGACATAGCTAGTGGAGCTAGAATTTCAACCCAGAGCTGTGTAATCCCAAAGTCTTTTCTCTTAGACACTCTGCTAGTCACGTATGTGCTTAaactacactttttaaaaaaaggttttatttatttattcatgagagacacacagagagagaggcagagacatatacagggagaagcaggctccctgtggggagcccaatgcaggactcaatctcgggaccctgggatcatgctctgagccaaaggcatatgctcaaccactgagccactcattgTCCCTAAACTATGCTTATTTTGAAGTATTTACTCCCTACATTTCTACCTGCCCCAAAGATTGTGACCTGTCCTCTGGCCATGATGAGTGTCTATTGGTGGGAAGGCAATAGTGCTGGGGATGAGAGAAGTGCTGAGAGTATTGGAAGGGGACAGCTGAGCTAGAGATGGAGGGAGGTCTCAGAGTTTTGCACTGAATGTTTGCACGGAATTTTGTGTACTTTTATTGATGTGCTACAAaggtgggaggctggggaagcAACATAGAAAACAATGTTGGGCTCTGGTTGGTCAGGACAATGAACTTAAACCATATGAAaattgtatacaatggaatattactcagctattagaaatgacaaatacccaccatttgcttccacgtggatggaactggagggtattatgctgagtgaagtaagtcagtcggagaaggacaaacattatatgttctcattcatttggggaatataaataatagtgaaagggaaaataagggaagggagaagaaatgtgtgggaaatatcagaaagggagacagaacataaagactgctaactctgggaaacgaactaggggtggtagaaggggaggagggcggggggtgggagtgaatgggtgacaggcactgggggttattctgtatgttagtaaattgaacaccaataaaaaatttaaaaaaaattgtatttgggGGGATAAATGGTAACCAGGCAAACAAAACATGGCATTGCTCTTGGCTAGATAACTGCACATGCATGAAAAGTGGGGAGATTGACTAGGAAGGGTGTGAAGGGGCTTTTCTTGGAATACAGAACGGCATCCTTGTTAAGCACATAGTTGTTGGCACCAGCATGAATTCAGATCTTGGCCGTTCTACTGaggagctctgtgaccttggccaagttaccTAACCATTCCATTCCTTGGTCTCCCagtctgtaaaatagaaataataatgttaatacaTGTTTTGTGATATCTTTGTTATGGACAAGCAGTCCCTGCCTGAGGAATGTTATTTCCCCTACCCATGGCAGAGATTATGCAGCCAGCTATTTAAGAGAATGAAGTTGAGACATACTAGGTAGCTTCAGTGTATTGAGGGGCATAGCTCAGGAGAGGGTTGGGTGCTCTGCAGGCTTAATAAATTGGGGTAATTAGGACTGCTTCTGGCTGTGCTGTGCAGCCATTTTTTCCTGCTCAAACATAGACCTAATGGAATTAAAGCTGCTCGGAGTTACTACCATACCCACTGAATCTTCTCCTTGCTCTGGAGTTACCATGGACTAGTCTAGAACAATCAGGGAAGTGATCCGAGGAGTCAGCCCCTTGCTCTTAGGTCTCTGGTTGTTGATCACCCTGCTCAACATTAAGTCTTATGCCCTACCAACTCAGTTAGCTCGGCGCCTTTGGCCCATTCACATCAGACAGCACTTCTAAAAACAGCTCtgctgagatataattcacataccctGTACTTTACCCATTTAATGTGTACAGATCAGTGGTTCTTAGTATGTTCACAGTCATGCAAGCATTGCCATGAAATTTTAGACCATTTTTCAATGGCCTGAAAAGAACCCCTTCTCTTCCCCATTAGCAGTTCCAATTCCTCTTGCCTGCCACCTCCTGGCACCACCGCCTGCttctatggatttgcttattctggacatttcatatgaatggaatcatacaatatgtatctTGGCCTAGTTTTCAAAGCTCTTCCATGTGGTAGCATGTATCCACACTCCAGTTCCTTTAATTAcagagtagtattccattgtatggctataccacattttatttatccattcatccattagtGGGcatgtttccactttttggatattataaataatgcgtttataaacatttgtttacatttttgtgaGGGTACATGTTTTTACTTCTCTTGGGGAGATatccaggagtgcaattgctgggtcatatggcgacttatgtgttaaaaaataaaattcaacagtaaAATTTGAAGATCCTTTTGGTTTTATTCAACAATTAATCAATTGGGCAACATCCAATCCAGCAGACATAAAGGAGCTCTGAGGAGTTGTGCAAAATGAAAGACTTtcacaggcagaagggagaaggaataagGAAGTTCTATGAAGCAAAAAAGCAGATGGGTTATTGCaaggttctttttctttaggGGATGGTAGGGGTCTATCAGGCAGATCACCTAGCTAATACTGATCAGGTGATTCCTGATTGACTGGTTTGAGATTCCATTTCCTGGAGAGCTAAAATTGTAATTAAGTAAGCCTTGGTTTGATGATGTGTTGCTTAGCATAAGCAACTGCATCTGTGGGGGCCTGTTGTCTTGTCTTTAACCTGTTTAATGTTGTAAGGAACTACCAGACTGTTCTCCTCAGGGGcagcaccaatttacattcccaggattgttatttctctacatcctttccaATACTAGCCATTGtctatctttttaattatagTCATCCTAGTGGATaggaagtggtatctcactgtggtttccaTTTGGATCGCCTTGATGCCTCATtatcttgaacatctttttatgagGTTATTGGCCATCTGTttatctcctttggagaaatgtctattcagatccattgtttgttttaaaaaaataggttgtcttttcattattgttttttttatcctttacaTATTCCAGATACAAGTCCCtgatcagatatatgatttgcaaatagtttGTCTTATTCTGTGCATTGTCTTTTCACAACCATAGAGTTGTGGAGCAGCGTACAGGAATAGGTGAGTAGATCCAGTTACAACACTACAAGCGCTAATGTCCTTATGGGTGTTCAGTAGTCTTTCTTGAACACATGCTCCTCAGATTTTTCCAAGTATTTGCTTAATTTCTAGAGTTCTGAACGAGTTAATTTTGACAAAGTTAGTGTTCTCATTGCTTTGGGGGAGGGGTTAACTTATAGATGTTCTCATTCTGCTATTCCGAAGCTTTGTCTAGATGGCACTTTGATAGATCTTTTGAAAGATGTTATTggataacttttattatttatacattttctagACTTTTAGGGAATAACTTTATgtgcttttcatatatttaacatttatttcatacCACTGGCACAGAGTAAAAAA
This genomic window contains:
- the NXT2 gene encoding NTF2-related export protein 2 isoform X2 translates to MATSVDFKTHVDQACRAAEEFVNIYYETMDKRRRALTRLYLEKATLIWNGNVVTGLEALANFFEMLPSSEFQVNMLDCQPVHEQATQAQTTVLVVTSGIVKFDGNKQHYFNQNFLLTAQSTPNNTVWKIASDCFRFQDWAST
- the NXT2 gene encoding NTF2-related export protein 2 isoform X3, giving the protein MAGRKDFKTHVDQACRAAEEFVNIYYETMDKRRRALTRLYLEKATLIWNGNVVTGLEALANFFEMLPSSEFQVNMLDCQPVHEQATQAQTTVLVVTSGIVKFDGNKQHYFNQNFLLTAQSTPNNTVWKIASDCFRFQDWAST
- the NXT2 gene encoding NTF2-related export protein 2 isoform X4, whose protein sequence is MDKRRRALTRLYLEKATLIWNGNVVTGLEALANFFEMLPSSEFQVNMLDCQPVHEQATQAQTTVLVVTSGIVKFDGNKQHYFNQNFLLTAQSTPNNTVWKIASDCFRFQDWAST
- the NXT2 gene encoding NTF2-related export protein 2 isoform X1 — encoded protein: MRRFRRDWAHRRDSGRYQRRREYFDEPETSYSSSRGRPTREEVVTPPLPEQAASGSLMATSVDFKTHVDQACRAAEEFVNIYYETMDKRRRALTRLYLEKATLIWNGNVVTGLEALANFFEMLPSSEFQVNMLDCQPVHEQATQAQTTVLVVTSGIVKFDGNKQHYFNQNFLLTAQSTPNNTVWKIASDCFRFQDWAST